Part of the Streptomyces sp. f51 genome is shown below.
GATCTGGAGGTGCGGCGGGGGGAGGTGCTGGCGCTGCTGGGGCCCAACGGGGCCGGCAAGAGCACCACCATCGAGATCCTGGAGGGTTTCCGGCAGCGTTCCGGTGGTGACGTCAGCGTGCTGGGCACCGATCCCGAGCACGCCGACGGCGCCTGGCGGGCACGGCTTGGCATCGTCATGCAGTCCTGGCGCGACCACGCCCGCTGGCGGGTAGGGGAGTTGGTCGAGCACTTCGCGCGGTACTACCCGGACCCGCGCGATCCGGGCGAGCTGCTGGAGACCGTCGGACTGTCGGAGCAGGCCGGCCAGGAGTGCCAGAAGCTCTCCGGAGGCCAGCGGCGGCGTCTGGACGTCGCGCTGGGCATCATCGGGCGGCCCGAACTGCTCTTCCTCGACGAGCCGACCACCGGGTTCGACCCGGAGGCGCGGCGCGACTTCCACAGCCTCGTCGAGCGGCTGAGCGCGGTCGAAGGCATGACGGTCCTGCTCACCACCCATGACCTCGCCGAGGCCGAGCGGCTGGCCGACCGCATCGCGATGCTCGTCGCCGGCCGTCTCGTCGCCGCGGGGTCCGTCGACGAACTGGCCGCGCAGATCCAGGCCGACGCCGAGGTGCGCTGGTCCGAGGACGGCCGGCGGTGCCGGCAGCACACCAAGGACCCCTCCGCTCTGGTGTGGGACCTCCACACCCGGCTCGGCGGCCCCATCCCTGACCTGGAGGTGCGCCGGCCCACGCTGGAGGACACCTATCTGGGCATGCTCCACCAGGAGGAAGCGTGATCAGCCGACAGTCCCTCGCCGTTGGCCTGCACCGGGGGAGGACCGAACTACGACAGACCGCGCGCACCCCCCGCGAGTACCTGGGTCATCTGACCAATCCGGCGATGTTCCTGCTCACCGCGTCGTTCCAGACCGGCACCATCCCCGGCAGCCCGGTGCCCTCCTCGCGCATGGTGATCGCCGGCAGTGTCGCCGCGCTCCTCGCCATGATCGCGATGGTGTGGCTGCCACAGCAACTGGCCACCGAGCGCGAGGACGGCACGCTGCTGCGCCTGCGCGGCACGCCAGGCGGCATGGCCGCCTACCTTGTGGGCAAGACGATGATGGTCCTCGTGATCGCCGGGCTGAGCACCGCGCTGCTGCTGGTCGGCGGCGCGCTCACCACCGACTCGGGCTTCCCCCGGAGCGCGGATCGCTGGGTCACCCTGCTGTGGGTGACCGCGCTGGGTCTCGTCGCGCTGTCCCTGCTCGGTGCCGCGATCGGCGCGATCCTGCCCAACCCCCGTCAGGCTCTGGCCTGGGTGATGATCCCCATGCTGGGACTCCTGTTCGTCTCGGGGATCTTCTTCCCGGTCACGAGCATGCCGCAGTGGCTGCGGATCACCGGCGAGGTCTTCCCCCTGAAGTGGATCGCCCAGGGCATCCGTTCCGCCCTCCTGCCCGACAGCGCGCTGGTGGCGGAGACCGGCCGGAGCTGGCAGCACTGGCAGACCTTCGGTGTCCTCGGGGCGTGGACGCTGCTGGGGCTGCTGCTCGCCCCGCGGCTCCTGTTGAAGTCCTCACGCCGGGAGTCCGGCAGCCGCCTGGCGGCGCGCCGTGAACTCGTCGGCCAACGTTCCTACTGAGGGGTGATCCCGTGACCTCCACGCACAACACCAGCATCATGTACCCGATCCAGGCCTCAGGCACGGGGCAGGTCCTGCCCTTCGCCCGGCTGTTGCAGCGCCGCGGCGCGGGCCGCCTGTGGCTGGGACAGTCCCTGAGGCTGGACACCCACCAGCTCTTCGCCGCCCTGGCCGGTATGGGGTATCGCATCCCGATGGGCAGCGGGGTGACCCTCGCGCCGCTGCGTCACCCGTACGACGCCGCCGTACAGGCGCGTTCGGTGGCAGCCCTCAGCGGCGCCCCGTACGTGGCCGGCATCGGCCCGGCGGCACCGGAGTTCCAGGACTCCCTGCTTTCGGAGCCCTATGCCAAGCCGCTCACCGCGATGCGGGAGTACATGACGTCCATGCGCGAGCTGCTGGACGGCGGACTCGCGTGTCGCGACGGCGCGTACCACTCCATCGACGCCCAGCTCATCGCCATGGACGCCCCGCCGGTCGAACTCGGCCTGGGAGTCCTGCGTCCGCGGATGGCCACGATGGCCGGCGCGGTCGCCGACGTCGCCGTCACCTGGATGACCCCGGCGGACTACATCGCCGACACCCTCGTACCCGCACTGGCCGAGGGCGCCGCGGCGGCGGACCGCGCCGCGCCGCGGGTGGCGACCGTGATCCACGTCGCCGTCGCCCGACCTGGCCGCGACATCCGCCTGGCGGCCCGCCGCGGCGCCGGCGCCCACCTCAGCGCCGCCCACTACACCGACATGCTCCGCCGCGCCGGCGTTCCCGCCTACGCGCACGATCCGGACGCCGGCGCGGACGCCCTGGTCGAGGCAGGGGTGTTCGTCGCCGGAACGCCCGATGAGATCGCCGCCGAACTCCACCGCTATCGGAAGAACGGTGTCGACGAGGTCGTCCTCAACCCGGCCGGCATCATGCACATCGAGGGTCTGGGCGCCGCCATGACCGACCTCCAGGACATATTCGCCGCCCTGGACCGCCTCCATGGCTGAGAACACCGGGAGCACGCCTCCGCCCGAGGGACCGGCACCGGACTTCGGTGCCCGCAGGGTGCTCTTCGCGGGTACCGGCTCCCTCGGGGTGATGTTCATGCCGATGTGGCTCAACTGGCTGCGGACCGCCTACCCGGACATCGAGGTACGCACCGTGCTCACCCGGTCCGCGCAACGGTTCGTCACGCGTGACGCGCTGACCGCGTTCGCGGGCGGAACGGTCCTTCAGGACGTCTGGCCGGACGAGCCGGACGAAGGCGCCACCCACGTCGAGCTCGCCCAGTGGCCCGACGCGGTCGTCGTCCACCCGGCGACGTACAACTTCGTCGGCCGACTGGCCCAGGGCGCCGCGGACACCCCCCTTCTGCTGGCCCTCCAGTGCACCCGGGCACCCATCGCCGTCGCTCCCGCGCTGCCTCCCGGCGGCGTGGAGTCCTACGGCTACCGTCGGCACGTCGCGGCACTGGCGGAGCGCCCCAACGTGACCGTGGTGCCCCCGCAGCCGGGCTACAGCGTGACGACGGGCCGCCCGGGCGCCACCGTGGCCACGCCGCTGCCCGCCGTGATCCCCGTCCTGGAACGGCTCAGGGCCCGTCTGGCAACCGCTCCTTCACCCGGTGAGGAGAAGGCACGATGACGCAGCCGACCGGGCCCGCCGTGCAGGAGTTCGCCACCGGCTTCCTGCGCACCGCGATCCACCCCCACGGCCCGGGATACCTGTGGATCCGTCGCCCGGGCGACGACCGCCCGGTCCCGCTGAGCGCGCCCGGCGCGCCGGTGCGCGCCGCGCTCACGGCGCTGCGCCCGGCCGGTCTGCGGCTCGCGCTCCCGGAGGCGGTCGGAGACGCCCTGCACTACCAGGTGCCGGGCCCGGTCCCGGTGGCCAAGCTCTGTGTGGGCCGCGACCCCGGTCTTCCTCCCGGGCCGGTGGCCGGAGCCCTCTCCGGGACGGGCGCGGCCCTGCGCCTGCTCCACACCGGTGTTCCGGCATCCCTGGCCCTCTCCGGGCCGCCGGGCCCCGCCCGGCTGGCGTTCTGGATACGCGAGGGCGGCGGGCCGCGAGCCGCGCAGGCCTTCCACACCATCGTCCGCCGCCAACTCGGCACGACCCGGTGGGACCTGGTGCAGGAGTGGTGCCACGCTCTGGCCACCGACCTGAGCGGCGGGGTCTTCCTGCACGGTGCGCCCAGCCTGGGTTCGGTCGTCGTGGGGGACGCACCGGACGGCGGTTGCCTGCTGTCCGGCGAGGACGTGGCCCGCGGTCCCGCCGACTTCGATCTCGGCTGGCTGCTGGGGGAGTTCGTCGAATGGCGGATGACGCTGCGGCGCCGGACACCGGGTCTGGACCTGGATCCGGACGACTTCCACACCGCTCTGGACGCACTGGGCCGGGGCTATGGCGAGCCGGCCGATCCGGTGGCGGCCGGGCGGGCCGCGGTGCTGCGCGTGTTCACGCATGCCCATGACTTCGCCGCGTACATGGGGTGGCATCCCGAACTGCTCGAATACACCGTGAAGATAGCCGAGTTGATCGACGACGAGGGTGCCCAGGCCCTGTTCTGACCGCGGCGCGCTCCCGCATCCGTACGACGACGTGCCCCCCGGTGGCGACCGCCACCGGGGGGCACGGGTCATCCTCGGGCCGGGCCGATCTCACCCGTGTCGGGGCGGTTCGGCCGGGCGGGGATGTGGTTCATCTTCCAGCGCGTGTAGGTGCGCCGAGGGATTCCCAGGATCTGGCAGTACCTCGAGACGTTGATCCCGGCGTCCTCCCTGATGGCCTCGAGGTCTGAAAAGGGACGGTGCGGTACTCACCCGATTTACGCCGCACACGCAGTTGTACGTAGGCTTCTCCCAGTGCGGTCTTCAGTTCCGTGATTTCGGAAAGGAGGTCGCGTTCGCGCTGGGCATTACGGGACGCGCCTCCTTCGAGGCCGATGCGTCCGCCGTCGAGGAACTGTCTTTTCCAGTTTCCGATGGACTGTTCGGATACGCCCGCGCGTCGGGCGGCCTCGGCGATCGTCCGGGATCCGGACAGGACCTCGAGCACGATCTTCAGTTTTTCCGCAGCTGGCATTACCGGAGGGCGTGACATCGCCTCTCTTCTCCAATTCATGACGCGCGGGGCGCTGTTGAATGCGCGTCCCGCGGTAGATCTGGCGGGGTGCCGGGCGGAGCGGCGGTCGTTCCGGTCCGTCGGCCTGTCCCGTGTGAGCTGCGGCGCCTGTGAGTCAGGGTCCAGGCCGACGGCCTGAAAACCCGACTCAAACAGGGCCGTGGCAGTTCACGAAGATGTGTGGGAATCCGAATGCTCGCGACGGACGGCGTCCGTGCGGGCGCATGCCGATCTGGCTTCTGGTGGCTCCATTTTGTTTCCCCCTAGGAAAGACGGGTCAGGTCTTTCTTGTGAACTCGCTTCTGTCCTGCCTTGTTACGGAAGTGGTGAGGCGTTGCGACCGGGCTGTGAAAGTCTGCCCAGGGCCCGGCGAATGCCTTTCGATAAGAAGATCATATCCATGGCTCATTGCGGAGGGCAACAAACTTGGGCCGCAATTGAGGTTGCGCATAGCGGACATATTCCAACGTGGCGCACCGGGTGTCCCCGTCCCCGGTTCCGTCTTCGGCCGACGGCTGGAGCGGCCGTGGCACGCCTGCGCGGGTGTCTTCCGGCCCGCCACTCAGCCGCGGCGGGTCACGACCCGGCCGCACCGACCGCCGTCCCGGCGTCGGCGATCTCGACCCCGCCGACCGCCCGCAGCCCAGGGGCCAGACGGTCCGCGTCCCCGACGACGACACCGCTGAACGCGTCGGGATCGAAGAACTCCCGGGCCACCTGGGCGACCTGATCACGGGTGACGCCCCGCAGGAGGTCGGGGAAGGCCGTCACCCGCTCCGGCTCGTGTCCCAGGCAGACGGCGGTGGCCACACTGCCCGCGAAACCCGCCTGCGACGCCAGGGTCAGCATCGTCATCCCGACGGTGTATTCGCGCGCCGCGTCCACCTCGGTCGCCGACGGAGGCTCGGTCGCAAGACGCCCCAGCTCGGCCCGGATCTCCTGGTAGGCCGTCGCCGTCGCCTGCGTGGCCGTGTCGGCGTCGGCGGTGAGCATCAGGCGGTCCAAGTGGTCCTCGAACCCCGCCTCCGCGCGGTAGGCCAGCCCCTTGTCCTCCCGGATGTTGGTCACCAGCCGGGAGGAGAAATACCCTCCGAACACCAACGTGGCCAGACTCAAGGCCGCGAAGCGGTCATCGGTGCGAGTCACCGCCGGCCGCACGAGCTTGATCTGCGACTGCACCGCGCCGGCCCGCGGCACCAGAGCGACGCGCCCGGCACGCAGCGGCGGCAAGGGCGAGGGCGTCGGCAAGGGGCCGCCAGCGCCCCAGGCGCCTGTGGCCGCGGCCACCGATGCGACCGCCTTCTCAGGGTCGAGATCCCCCACCAGCACCAGCACCGTGCCCCGCGGACGCAGCCGCTCGTGGTGCAGGGCCCGCACGGCCGCGCCGGTCACCGCGGCGACCGGCGCGGCAAAGGGCACTTCCTGGAGGGCGGGCAGTTCGCCGTAGCAGTGCGCCACCAGGGCTTCCTGCGCGACCACTTGAGGCTGCGCGCGGATCAACGCGATCTGCCGTACCATCCGCTCGCGTACCGGCGCGATCTCCGCCTCGTCCGCGTTCGCCTCGGTGACCGCGTCGGCCAGTGCTCCGACCAGGGTGTCGAGCGCGTGACCGGGCGCGGACCCCGACACCTGGAGCCATTGAGAGGAGCGGTGGGCGGCCAGCGTGACGCCGTGCCGGGCCATTTCGGTGTCCCGGGCGGTCCCCTCGCCGCGCCCCCGCCGGAACAGGACCGTGGCAAGGACCTCGGCCGTGGCCGCGTGCGTGAAGGTGGCGCCGGCGAAGGGCACCGACATCCGCAGTTCGACCATCGGTGTGGACGGCTGCCGGGCCGCGATCACCCGCAGGCCGTTGGGCAGCACGGTGTCGGCCATCGCCGGCAGACAGTGGCCGCGGGGGGCCTCCAGCGGCGGCAGCGTGCGTGCTCCGGCCGCGGTGCGGCCGATCTCCGCGGCGCTGCGGTGGGCACGGGCGGGCTCTCCGGCGGGGGAGGGGACCAACGAGGTGACGGTCACGAGTCAGCTTCCTGACGGGATCGGGTGGAGGGAAGGCGACGCGGCGGGACGCAGACTCAGTACGGCGCGCGCGTCCGGCCGCAGGGACGCGGCGGCCCGCGCCAGGTCCCGCGCGCTCACGCGGGCGAGCCGGCCGGGCAGTTCATCGACGAGTTCGGCCTTGCCGAAGAGCACCTCCTGCGCCCCGAGGGCGCGGGTGCGAGCCAGCAGCATGTCGTACTTGCGGTGCGTTCCCGCGCTGCTGAGGGCCGTTGCGCGGGCCAGCTCCTCCTCGGTGGGGCCCTGCGTCGCCAGCGTCGCGAGCTCATGGTCCAGCACTTCGAGGAACCGGTCCGTCGCGGTCTCCCACGGATGCGTCGCCACACACAGGAACGTCTCGGGATCCCGGGCCTCCAGTGCGCCGAACAGCCCGCAGCCGGTGCTCACATCGGTCACCAGGGGCGAGGATCCGTGGATCATCCGCCGCCGGAGCCTCGACGACTCGCCCGCACCGGTGAGCACCACGCACAGCACCATGTGCGCCAGGTAGCCGTCCAGGTCCCTGTTCGGATCCGGCATGCGGTAGCCGACCGCGGTGGCGGGCATCGGCGCGTGCGGGTCGGTGTGGTCGCCCCGCAGTTCGCGCTCGGGTGCACGCTCGCTCAGGTCGACCGGAACCGGCGGGCGTCGTACCGGGACGTCGTGGAAGTGCCGGTGGATCAGCTCGGCCGCCCGGTCCGGGTCGACGTCGCCCGCGACGGTCAGCACCGCGTTCCCCGGCGCGTAGTAGCGGTCGAAGAACGCGGCACATTCGTCGACCGTCGCCTGTTCCAGGTCTGTGAAGTCGCCGTAGCCGTTGTGCGCGTTGGGATAGGTCCCGAAAAGCAGTCCGGGCAGCACGGTCCAGGGAAACCCGCCGTAGGGTTTGTTCATCACGTTGAGGCGGATCTCCTCCTTGACCACGTTCACCTGGGTCCGCAGGTTGTCCTCCGTCAGTTTCGGAGCACGCATCCGGTCGGCCTCCAGGAAGAGAACGCGCTCCAGTGCGGCAGACGGAACCACCTGGTAGAAATCCGTGTAGTCCTGGTGCGTCGAGCCGTTGGCAGTACCTCCGGCCGCCTGCACATGACCGAAGTGTTCGGTCCTGGCCACGCTCTCACTGCCCTGGAACATCAAATGTTCGAAGAGATGGGCGAACCCGGAACGTCCCCGGGGCTCGGACCGGAAACCGACGTCGTAATGCACACTGACGCCCACCGCCGGAACGCCGGATATCGGGTACAGGACGACCCGCAGGCCGTTGGGCAGGGTGAAACGGTGCAGGTTCGCAGGGGGCATGCCCGGTACCTTAGGGGACCCGGACGACGCCAAGAAGGCCGCAGATAACCGGTTACTTTGGTCCGGAAAGGGCCGCCCGCACCGCTGCTGACGGCGCGTCTCCCCGGCGCCCCGGTCCGTCCCCACCCAAGAACGACGGGATAGTGAGCCATTTGTTGGCGGCGCCCGCGGACGGTTCCTACGCTCCGCGATCGTGATTACAGATCAAGAATCGAAGTCCCCTCCGACCCGCGTCCGCTTCGATCCCGTCCGCCTGGACAAGGCTCCCGAAGTCGAGGCGTTCCTCGGCCGGCTGGGGCTCGGATCCTTCGACGCGGACAGCGTCGTCGCCCACATCGGACGCAACGACAATTGGGCCGGCACCACCACTACCGGCGCCAAGGTCTTCGTCAAGCGGGTCGGCGGCGGCGACCCGGCCGACGTCCTGCGGCGCTACCGCCGCATCCTGGCCTTCGAAACGATCGCGTCACGCCTCGGCAGCAGCGAACTACGGGGACCCGAACTCCTCGGCTCCGACGAGGAACACCGTCTGGTGGCCTTCACCCGCCTGGAACACGCGCGGTCGGGCTTCGAGCTCTCGACCGACGACGCGTTCGACGACGCCCTGTGCCGCCGGGCCGGCCGTATCCTCGGCGTCCTGCACACCCTGCCGCTCGAACCCGGCACCTTGGACG
Proteins encoded:
- a CDS encoding flavoprotein — translated: MAENTGSTPPPEGPAPDFGARRVLFAGTGSLGVMFMPMWLNWLRTAYPDIEVRTVLTRSAQRFVTRDALTAFAGGTVLQDVWPDEPDEGATHVELAQWPDAVVVHPATYNFVGRLAQGAADTPLLLALQCTRAPIAVAPALPPGGVESYGYRRHVAALAERPNVTVVPPQPGYSVTTGRPGATVATPLPAVIPVLERLRARLATAPSPGEEKAR
- a CDS encoding pitrilysin family protein, which translates into the protein MTVTSLVPSPAGEPARAHRSAAEIGRTAAGARTLPPLEAPRGHCLPAMADTVLPNGLRVIAARQPSTPMVELRMSVPFAGATFTHAATAEVLATVLFRRGRGEGTARDTEMARHGVTLAAHRSSQWLQVSGSAPGHALDTLVGALADAVTEANADEAEIAPVRERMVRQIALIRAQPQVVAQEALVAHCYGELPALQEVPFAAPVAAVTGAAVRALHHERLRPRGTVLVLVGDLDPEKAVASVAAATGAWGAGGPLPTPSPLPPLRAGRVALVPRAGAVQSQIKLVRPAVTRTDDRFAALSLATLVFGGYFSSRLVTNIREDKGLAYRAEAGFEDHLDRLMLTADADTATQATATAYQEIRAELGRLATEPPSATEVDAAREYTVGMTMLTLASQAGFAGSVATAVCLGHEPERVTAFPDLLRGVTRDQVAQVAREFFDPDAFSGVVVGDADRLAPGLRAVGGVEIADAGTAVGAAGS
- a CDS encoding LLM class flavin-dependent oxidoreductase, coding for MTSTHNTSIMYPIQASGTGQVLPFARLLQRRGAGRLWLGQSLRLDTHQLFAALAGMGYRIPMGSGVTLAPLRHPYDAAVQARSVAALSGAPYVAGIGPAAPEFQDSLLSEPYAKPLTAMREYMTSMRELLDGGLACRDGAYHSIDAQLIAMDAPPVELGLGVLRPRMATMAGAVADVAVTWMTPADYIADTLVPALAEGAAAADRAAPRVATVIHVAVARPGRDIRLAARRGAGAHLSAAHYTDMLRRAGVPAYAHDPDAGADALVEAGVFVAGTPDEIAAELHRYRKNGVDEVVLNPAGIMHIEGLGAAMTDLQDIFAALDRLHG
- a CDS encoding pitrilysin family protein yields the protein MPPANLHRFTLPNGLRVVLYPISGVPAVGVSVHYDVGFRSEPRGRSGFAHLFEHLMFQGSESVARTEHFGHVQAAGGTANGSTHQDYTDFYQVVPSAALERVLFLEADRMRAPKLTEDNLRTQVNVVKEEIRLNVMNKPYGGFPWTVLPGLLFGTYPNAHNGYGDFTDLEQATVDECAAFFDRYYAPGNAVLTVAGDVDPDRAAELIHRHFHDVPVRRPPVPVDLSERAPERELRGDHTDPHAPMPATAVGYRMPDPNRDLDGYLAHMVLCVVLTGAGESSRLRRRMIHGSSPLVTDVSTGCGLFGALEARDPETFLCVATHPWETATDRFLEVLDHELATLATQGPTEEELARATALSSAGTHRKYDMLLARTRALGAQEVLFGKAELVDELPGRLARVSARDLARAAASLRPDARAVLSLRPAASPSLHPIPSGS
- a CDS encoding ABC transporter ATP-binding protein; translated protein: MRYGARDVLHGVDLEVRRGEVLALLGPNGAGKSTTIEILEGFRQRSGGDVSVLGTDPEHADGAWRARLGIVMQSWRDHARWRVGELVEHFARYYPDPRDPGELLETVGLSEQAGQECQKLSGGQRRRLDVALGIIGRPELLFLDEPTTGFDPEARRDFHSLVERLSAVEGMTVLLTTHDLAEAERLADRIAMLVAGRLVAAGSVDELAAQIQADAEVRWSEDGRRCRQHTKDPSALVWDLHTRLGGPIPDLEVRRPTLEDTYLGMLHQEEA
- a CDS encoding transposase, with product MNWRREAMSRPPVMPAAEKLKIVLEVLSGSRTIAEAARRAGVSEQSIGNWKRQFLDGGRIGLEGGASRNAQRERDLLSEITELKTALGEAYVQLRVRRKSGEYRTVPFQTSRPSGRTPGSTSRGTARSWESLGAPTRAGR
- a CDS encoding ABC transporter permease, whose protein sequence is MISRQSLAVGLHRGRTELRQTARTPREYLGHLTNPAMFLLTASFQTGTIPGSPVPSSRMVIAGSVAALLAMIAMVWLPQQLATEREDGTLLRLRGTPGGMAAYLVGKTMMVLVIAGLSTALLLVGGALTTDSGFPRSADRWVTLLWVTALGLVALSLLGAAIGAILPNPRQALAWVMIPMLGLLFVSGIFFPVTSMPQWLRITGEVFPLKWIAQGIRSALLPDSALVAETGRSWQHWQTFGVLGAWTLLGLLLAPRLLLKSSRRESGSRLAARRELVGQRSY